In uncultured Cohaesibacter sp., a genomic segment contains:
- a CDS encoding acyl-CoA thioesterase, with the protein MSQSPTPDKDPTIPYDMPIEVQASDIDMMGHVNNTVYLRWVQEAATAHWDAVAHKDDHATMFWLITRHEIDYKRPAFEGEMLIARTWVGYYEHHKCERFTDIIRQSDDRILASVRTIWCPVSQETKRTARLSEEQIGRYSKGRRPA; encoded by the coding sequence ATGTCCCAATCCCCCACCCCAGATAAAGATCCCACCATCCCCTATGACATGCCGATCGAAGTGCAGGCGTCCGATATCGACATGATGGGGCATGTCAACAACACCGTTTATCTGCGCTGGGTGCAGGAAGCAGCCACCGCCCATTGGGATGCTGTCGCCCACAAGGATGATCACGCGACGATGTTCTGGCTGATCACCCGCCACGAGATTGATTACAAACGACCGGCATTTGAGGGGGAAATGCTCATAGCCCGCACATGGGTAGGCTATTACGAGCATCACAAATGCGAGCGCTTTACCGATATCATCCGGCAAAGTGATGATCGCATTCTGGCCAGCGTGCGCACGATCTGGTGCCCTGTCAGTCAGGAGACCAAACGCACGGCGCGTCTCAGCGAGGAGCAGATCGGGCGTTATTCCAAGGGACGCAGGCCAGCCTGA
- a CDS encoding O-succinylhomoserine sulfhydrylase, protein MSETKKPETGYRPATEMVHGGVLRSQWGETSEALFMTQGYVYDSAEAQEARFNGEEPGYVYSRYANPTVSMFESRMALLEGAEGARGTASGMAAVTAAMLSCVKAGDHVVAASALFGSCLYIVSELLPRFGVECTLVDGTKLEEWKAAMRPNTRACFLESPTNPVLSVIDIAAVADIAHEAGAKLVVDNVFATALWQSPLALGADVVIYSATKHIDGQGRCLGGVVLSSEQFLEEEFKDIHRHTGPSLSPFNAWVMLKGLETFPLRVKEQTRSAGILADRLAEHKAIERIFYPGRGDHPQADVCRKQMRGGSTMVALNVAGGKAKAFELENALKVIKISNNLGDAKSLITHPATTTHQRLTDDQLAAAGIGQGTLRFSVGLEDLEDLWDDFEQALATL, encoded by the coding sequence ATGTCTGAGACAAAGAAACCTGAAACCGGTTATCGCCCTGCCACCGAAATGGTGCATGGCGGCGTTTTGCGTTCGCAGTGGGGGGAAACCTCCGAAGCGCTCTTCATGACCCAGGGCTATGTCTATGACAGTGCAGAAGCACAGGAAGCCCGCTTCAATGGCGAAGAGCCGGGCTATGTCTATTCCCGCTATGCCAACCCGACCGTTTCCATGTTTGAAAGCCGGATGGCACTTCTGGAAGGGGCGGAAGGAGCACGCGGGACCGCTTCCGGCATGGCAGCTGTAACCGCAGCGATGCTTTCCTGCGTCAAGGCTGGCGATCATGTGGTTGCGGCCAGCGCCCTGTTCGGCTCCTGCCTCTATATCGTCTCGGAGCTGCTGCCGCGCTTTGGTGTGGAATGCACGCTGGTGGATGGCACCAAGCTGGAGGAATGGAAGGCAGCCATGCGGCCAAACACGCGCGCCTGTTTCCTTGAAAGCCCGACCAACCCTGTGCTCTCGGTGATCGATATTGCGGCAGTGGCCGATATCGCCCATGAAGCAGGCGCCAAGCTGGTGGTGGACAATGTGTTTGCCACCGCCCTGTGGCAGAGCCCGCTAGCGCTTGGGGCCGACGTGGTCATCTATTCTGCCACCAAGCATATTGACGGTCAGGGCCGGTGTCTGGGTGGTGTTGTCCTGTCCAGCGAGCAGTTTCTTGAAGAGGAATTCAAGGATATCCATCGCCATACCGGCCCGTCGCTGTCGCCTTTCAATGCCTGGGTCATGCTCAAGGGGCTTGAAACCTTCCCTCTGCGCGTCAAGGAGCAGACCCGCAGCGCCGGAATCCTTGCCGACCGTCTGGCCGAGCATAAGGCGATCGAGCGGATTTTCTATCCTGGTCGCGGCGATCATCCGCAGGCTGACGTCTGCCGCAAACAGATGCGCGGTGGCTCGACCATGGTTGCCCTGAATGTCGCAGGCGGCAAGGCAAAGGCCTTCGAGCTGGAAAATGCGCTCAAGGTCATCAAGATTTCCAACAATCTGGGCGATGCGAAAAGCCTGATCACGCACCCGGCAACCACCACGCACCAGCGCCTCACTGACGACCAACTGGCTGCCGCCGGTATCGGTCAGGGCACCCTGCGTTTCTCGGTCGGTCTGGAAGATCTCGAAGATCTCTGGGATGATTTCGAACAGGCTCTGGCCACACTCTGA